In the Sorghum bicolor cultivar BTx623 chromosome 4, Sorghum_bicolor_NCBIv3, whole genome shotgun sequence genome, TTAGTATTAAATAATATAGTAGAAATATGGGCTCTTTTGAAAATCTTTCACATAGTAAAGATCtggagtatcttaatatgagcaTATCAACATACTCAAAATGATAAATGAGTATGTACACACACGCAACATGATTTATTGATCatgggagtaactactcccGGGAGTATAAAAAATGCACCTATATAATCCACATGCACTAATTGTAttagaaatctaaaaaaatagcACGGGAGTTCCacacttttttatttgataaaattgCATCCTGGGTTAGTTCAACTTCACTAAGGATCACAATGATATATACTGACCTGAATTTCCATGGTTTCTCCTCTAAGTACTTTTCAATTCCGCTAAACATTGCAGACCATTTGGTACCCACATATTCCCTGCTCCTACCACTTTTTGATGAAGCAGTACGTTGCAGCGATGGAAATCGATACAGGATATTGCCCtataagaaaaacaaaaccaTTGAGTTACTCAGAAGAATGCCATCTTTAGTATGTAGCTGGCACAGGCAGAGCTATCTGTCGCCAATGTCGACAACATTTAACTAGCGTACTACTGATGTGTGATGGTTGCACCCTGTATGCCTGTattccccttcttcctcctcaacCTCAAGTGAAAGAACTAGTGCATGTAATGTAAGGCTGTTTTTGCTTTGGCTGACGCCTCCATGGCATCTGAAACCACCCGCTGCACCCTACATCATCCAGGACATGAAATTTCCCAGCACCTTTTTTCTTACATCTACTCACACATTGCATGTTCCTTTATCGTTTTTCTTTGTACAAAAATTGCAATAAATGAAGAATTAGATACTTAGGCACCAATCTAATGACATAGCATGTGAGTCAATTGAGATCTTCTACTATTTTTTATAGAGAATACATGATTggggttgtttgtttattccaTTTTTTGGGTGATACCAATAATTGAGAAAAAAACAGTaatcaaccccccccccccaccccacccccaacacacacacacacacatacaccAGTGTTAGCTGGGTGGGTTGAAAGTGCAGGCCATATTTGACAATGGTAGTTCTCAGGTACAAGTCTGAACTGCTAGAGAGAAGAAGGTAAGAAGGTTGCACCTGCTCATCAATTTCTGGATGTCCCTGGAAGCGTAAAAGAACTGGAAGAACAAATGATTCATCGTCCTGCAGTTCAAGAAATGATATGAAAATATGAATACGATAAGCCTCCCCTCAGTTTATTATTCAAAGGAAGAGTAAATAGCTTTCACAGGTGCACGGAGTAGAGAACTTAATCTCTTAACAAAATAAGCAATATACTTAGGGCAAAAAATGGGCAAGAGTTCCCATGCCTTGGACTCTTCTGATGGAGGTGGCACATCAAGAAACGGTGCCAGTTCTTCAGCTGTAACAACTCCACCATTTGATGAAATGTACTGCCCAATCTGTGAATTCAAATAGGAATTAGAAATCTGTAATAGAAAaaatgaatatacaataaatggTCATGAAGAAGCTaaattttctcaaaagaaaaagaaaataccaTCTTCCACCGCTTCTCTTCAAGCCCATCATTTGGATCACCATCCCCAAACACAAATGAAAATACCTGTGACATTTATTTAATAAACATTACATACAGTTTCAAACTACCTACACATTCCATCAAAACAGTGTGAGAATGAACAAACAAGTCAAACCCTTTTAGATTACAGATTCAATAAAGTTCATCCCATTTTCGTTTTCTACTCGACGCCTTCTGTAATAATCTGCGTCCAAGTACCTGCAGGCACATGAACAGTGTGAATAATAAGAACGTACATGATACTTTCTGTGCATAACTTCGGATACAACGTTGCAATTTCAAAATGATGTGTATGTCCCATTTCGTTATAGTCATCTTAACATGAAGTGGTGAGAACAATATCGCTGAAACTTTCCAGCAACACAATACAGAATCTTCTCACAATTGAATAGTCGGATGGCTTAGAATCATTGTTCCTGTAGTTAAATTTCATGAACATCTCATCAGGAATATTATCATGTCCAAATCAGGAATATTATCATGCCCAAATCATTAGATGATTTGCATCACAAGTGTAATGGATGCATTCCTGGAAAAAACATGTATACCTTCAACCCATGTACTTTCTTCTATCAAGCAACATTTCAAATTGAACTTTGTTTTGGGTTCTTTTCCCTTTTCCCCTAGGATGGTTTATTTGAACACGAATTTCCAAAACCCTACGCATGCAAAGTACAGGCAACATCCAACTTGAAATGTACAGTAAGTCAAATGATGTGGACATGTGGTTGGCAGATTGAGTAGCTCCACGAGTCCAAGAGCAAGGGGAATTGCCTTTTTGTTCTTTTATTAAGTCCAATAACATAATAGCATGATCCAGCACTTTCGGAACACCTCACAAAAGGTATATGGAACTTACCAAAACATATCTGTCGGAATGATGACAGTAGAACCATAAGATCTCCGCCGCCTACCACGACTATCTTCATCACTGCTAGTAGAAGAGGAAGTGCTACCAATCAAAGGGGTGTTGAGTTAAATGACAAAACCTACAActaaagttcaaaaaaaaatcatgaaatcTAAGTGTGTTTCATTTTTATAACACTTCATGAACCAAATTATAGAGAGAGCACCTCTAAGATAAAATTCACAGAATGCCTGTTTCAGGGAACTGAAACATATGACAAAGACGAAGATATTGTTCCAGAACAGGCCTTTAGGCAGTGAACATACAATAATTATCACACAAACTCTTTCCTGCTATACTAAACATACCTTGAGCTTGAGAGAATGGCAATGATTGTAGTGTACACCAGCACAATTGAGGCAATGAGTGCAGTGCCAAATGAAACACGTACCAGATAAGCACCCACTTGCTACAAAAAGAGCAGCAGCACAAACCAATATCAGAAGAGCTCATAGTAACCAAGCGCATTATTACACCTTCCTTGCTGGAAATATACCTTGGCTTTGTCAACCAGAGGCTCGACCCGCATCCTAAACGACTTGCCAGCCAGCTTTGCCCTATAGTCCTTTGGGAAGACGTATAGCACCTCCCCGTCCTCCGATACCTACACAATCAGCGACGATTATCAGAGAAGGCCGGAAGGTTTACCAACGGAGGAGGAAAGCAGGGAGTAGCTGGCATATACAGCGGCGCACCTCCAGGAAGCCTTCAGTGTCGGCGGCGAGTGCTTGGAGCGCGCGCTCTGCCTGCGCGAGCTGCAGCCCAGCGCGAGAGGCGACGTCGCCTATGGTGACGCGACCGCCGAAGTGGTCGACCGCCTCCATGGCGCGGTCCCGCACGTCGGAGGGGAGGCGGTCCGTCTCCACGGCGCCGCCCGGGCGCGCAAGCGCAGGCGGCGCCCCGATGGTGCTTCCAGCGCGCGCCCGCACGTCGGGGCGCCACGGGGACGGCGAGGGGCGGCCGGGAGCGACGCGGAGGCGGCAGGGGGCGGGAAGGGAAGGGGAGAGCAGGGAGAAGGGGGCGTGGCGCGGGGGGTTGCGTGGAGGAGGGAGGGGCGGGCGGAAACGAAGGTGGAGGGATAGAGAGAtggaggcggcggtggcggccatGGGGGAGGGACGGGTCGACGGCGGTGGCTCGGGGGTGGGTTCAGGCGGTGGCACTGGGCATTCTGTGAGAAGCGGCTGAGGAAGGGGAGGAAGAGGTGGACGTCAGTCGTGAGGAGGTGTGTGCTGGCCGTGGCCACGAGATCGGATTTGATCCAAAGCAGCCACCGGGGTCCGACGCGATGAGATTGAGCGACTTCCCCTTTCCTCTCTCAAGTGATCGTATCATCACAGGCAACTGCTCCGGCCACCGATTTTTTCTACTCCTTCCATTCCAAATTAACCGGTCAAAAAATCAACAAACCGTACTTTTAGCttggtttagttcaccctaaaattcaaaaactttttaagattccccgtcacatcaaatcttgtggcacatgctgaaacactaaatatagacgaaaacaaaaaaataattgtacaatttatctgtaatttacgagacgaatcttttgatcctaattagtctatagttagacaataattgtcaaatacaaacgaaagtactacagtgtcaaaatctaaaatcttttctcaactaaacaaggcctaagaatcttggagagtcaaatcacctcaaatttgactaaatttatatcatAAAATAACAACATTTATGATaataactaaatatcattaggtttttcattaattatattttcatattatatctatttaatgtcctaaatttttataactctttctataattttggtcaaatttaaaatGCTTAgacttttttaagattcttgaaTGACTTTATACTTTGGGATGGAGTACCAAACAAAATATATGATTAAAAATCAAGAGATTAAACAAATTTGCAAGAAGAAAAATATTAGTCTCAAAAGACACGAGTTATAAAATGGGTTCTCCTTAATATGTGTATCAAGTACTCAAACTACTTATGAAAATACACTTATCCAATTAAGAGTTTATATAAAGGAGTTATATATCTTGGTAAGTCACAACAGCGATTGGAATTATGCCGAAGAATACATACCACCACTAAGAGATGATATATTACGACACAAAATTTCATTGACTTAGACAATCACAAGTGAAATTTTATTGATTCGAATGGCTATAGTTCTCACTTGACgaaatatggtgcattaggactCTTGTGCTCATCCAAGATCCATATCATGCCTCTAGTCATTTCTTTACCTAAAGCAACTCACGAAGAGACCAAGAGATAAAATTCACAAAATTTCTGAATTGCAAACTAGGAGTTATCACTCTTTGTTAAAAAGATATTAGATGATCAATGGGTTGAATTCATGTACATTTGATGAGCTCTTgagtaaaaaaataataatggaTGTCAATTCTTCAAATCATTTCTCCATCACATTAAGTTCAAGTCCACTCAAGGGTTGGAACATCCAACATTAAACCATAGTAGTCAGTTttataacaacttagacttcctAGAGTAGATTGGTCTTCAACTCATTTTTCTATGATGCCTCATGGTGACTAACGTATATTTTGCAAGAAATTTAAGTTATGTCACAATGATGGTTGATGATTAGGCAATCAATGTTTTTCATGCCTCTATTGATGGAATTTGTTTCAGCTTATGTGGAGTTGAGatacacttagagtagtttaggactttgttttttctTTGGTCATACTATAAAGGGGGTATGAACTAGTAACTTGATCTAGGTGAATCTAGTGAGttagtgtggtgcacacttgtgaAACTTAGCACTAGATAGCTCGGAGGAAACCCAAGAATTAGTTGGAAGCAAGTCATTCATAGGTGTTTGAATTGGAAGTGAATGGAGATGTTTTTATACCACCTGATTAACTTGATGCTATGGCCTTGAGAGCACCAGATTATGTGTTACAACACCATGCTAGAGTTTGTTGTACAAAGAGAAGCAACGGACACTTGATTGATTTGGTGCTTAGGCAACACATTATCTGATGCTAGCCAGAGAGCTGCCAGAGAGGAATAGTAGCCACCAGATTAGTGCGGTGGTAGGCATAGGACTATGCATTATTAGGTCACTTCACCGTACACAATAACAAATATTCAGATACTAGCTACTAGATAGGCACTGAATTAGTCCAAAGTGCTCAGGGTCACTAAATCATCCCGTGTTTGTTGAATTTTATGTACTAGAGTTGTAACGGCTAGTTGCTTGTGTTAGGGCTATTTGTACCCCTCCATCTCGACCATGAAAGCTCCCTTGCCACTCTAAATTATTGGttacacttgttggaaagcaagAGGGAGTTCAAGCTTAATGGAGTAATTGGTAAATGCCGATTGCAAGGTGGTCTCCATTAGTGTTTAGGTAGTAGCAAGTGTGCATCTACTTGTCTCAGTAGTGTAAGTGCAATTAAGCCActtttgtgggttttggtgttaatgaccaccgaattagggaactaatAAGATTTACCAAGATGACAAGCAGGAAATCGAAAAGGATGATGATGAacaggtgaaagccctagtttggttttggataattgatgaaaccctagtactaacctctatgctaagtgtgtagacttaatgaggttggtacatgccaagtgatggagcaagtgatgatcatggtgatgatggtgatggccacaagatgatcaagtgctcaacttggaaaagaagaaaaagagaaaaacaaaaccctatggagatcaaggcaaaggtattgcttagggttttggttttggtgatcaagacaccatagagggtgtgatcacatttaggatagatagccgtactataaagaggggaattctttggctaagcggttatcaagtgccactaggtgtcattgttcatgtgtatgcatttagaacctagtgagctaacttaactgatgtgaacccactagggttttcgcctgatctttcgatgagaggcgctggataactcgattagtgaatggagatgacattcacggcccgactacagccctcaagactgcgccttagcaaccgatacaccgcctccaatggctgtcacgatcttgtggagcgcaacacccggccactagggcactcgtcctgcaagcaatcgaagaaccagcaagaacaagtagaacaagtactaaattattagatgtaaatgaaggtttcaaactcaatctctaatgaagtggggtttcgaaaacaagaagacgggcggctggatcagcacgcgcgcttacaagcaagtagcgaaggctaaactttatctaatcaaaacccagttgttcatggcggctctagatgtaaataaatagaggggaggacgaccaaaggggtgctagagtcgtcctccaaccctaggacgcgtccctaatggactcaacttgatacatgggccattggtccaaaatagggtgacgcagcatcaaaacagaaaaaggtgtcggcacgaaaacaaggactgcgcccgactcataagccgcatagatatgtggttggacccattggaaagtagactttatgagctttccaacaagtataggaacgtcccagttggagtccatatgacgccgtggtgatccatacaagttagagttattttccagtccgaatccaactcccaaaacgtgttgggtttggactctttgtttccttgctttagaagcgacgtggtaacttgatagaggatgttgtggaggcttggacctgatctccaatcacctttgttaagttatcactcttcccatatgcaatcagcccttgaagttggtgttgcctcaaattctgaatgcagttgaaccttcccttgctgatcttgtccattattcctgagcaacacgaaagtgcacgtgtctccattgtctaaatatgattgacaagagtttaaaactgaacttacttgaaggttgagttgacgggcacgagcacgagtaagaggaccagctataggttgtgtcggagaggatgtaggaccagctataggttgtgccggagaggatgtaggatatgtatcgctggtggatgtaggataggatgtaggaccagctataggttgtgccggagaggatgtaggatatgtatcgctggtggatgtaggatatgtatcgctggcgttgatgtcctcatcatcctccctttcttgcatttgagtcgtcctcgactcaagctcatcttcctcacccaaataaggcttcaaatctttgtctagtagttcttgcacttgtcgctgaatttcctttgtttcctccgggtttgtcctgtatggtgcacgatttggcaaaactgctccaggaataagatcaatttggtgctcaatcccgcgtaggggaggcagccccgctggtacctcacttggaaacacatcagaatactcctgcaaaacgttagcaacagcagggggcaaagaacattgcatatcctcaattgaaatcaaagcatccttgcatatcaaagcataagcaacagaagtggatgcattgaactcattaatatctgatttggtagctatcatacaacgtcctttcagttttatctcatctttgttaccaattacagatttatcatttttattgctctcactctttgctttagtagccctagcaacatcagtttgcataatagtttcaggggacataggatgcaacacaattttgcgatcatggtatagaaaagaatactgatttgatctaccatgatgcatagaatctatatcaaattgccaaggtctacctagcagaatgttacaagcttgcataggcacaacatcgcattcaacaatatctttgtaggatccgatggaaaaattaattctcacaagtctagttacctttgccttaccactgttgttcagccattggatgtagtagggatgcgggtgtggtttggtgttgagggcaagcttctgcaccatatcgctgcttgctaagttgttgcagctacctccatcaatgatcatgcgacaagaacgctctttgatgacacactttgtttggaataaaatgtgtcgctgattttgctctaCCTTCTCCGCTTGAGCACTAAGCACACGCTGCACAATAAGACTCTCATAATGCTCTATATTCTCTGCACCTATCTGCTCTTCTATTGCTTCATCCCTACCTGTATCATCAGCAGCAAGCAAAGCACGTGTAtcgtcatcaaaatcactagcagaggaATACCCACCATCAGCGTTAACCACCAAAACACGCTTGTTTGGACAATCTCGCTGTACGTGCCCATAACCCTTGCATCGATGACACTGAACATCTCTTGTTCTTCCCGTGGAATTAACCGAGGTGGCACTAGCGATTGGTCTCTGGGCTGATTTAGTTGTTGTATTTGTAGAAGAATCATGTGGTTTGTCGCTGTAGGAAGGTGGTGGAGCTATTGATCGGCTTGATGGAAGAGGTACACCACCCGACAATGTAGCAGATGTGCGTTGTTGCCAGGATTTCCCTGCAGAATTGTTAGATTTGGCACTagaacgtcgtccctgcacttccctttcagctttacaagcaagatgaaacaaacgggttacgttagtataatctttataagcaagaatgtcctggatttcacgatttaacccgcccaaaaatctagccatagcaggttcttcttcctcctctaaattacatcgcagcatacccatttgtaattcctgataatattcttctacacttttagcaccttgtctcaattgctgcaacttattaatcatgtcacgtgcatagtaagaaggaacaaatctagccctcatgacttgtttcaacgcattccaagttctaggtatgttattaggatttttcttgccatgttctatccaccaaacggaagcaaaatcggtgaactcactagtagcagccctaacacgtgtatcctcagggaattcatgacatgtaaacttttggtcaacaacaatctcccaagtaatgtatgcatcagggtcatatttaccatcaaaaggaggtatcttaaatttaatcttactgaaagcatcatcattattgtgtacctcgcgtcggcggttgccacccatacctctacggttgtgacgaaggcgacgtcgatcacgagtgtcttgatcatcatgttcagtatcaccagtgtagtcatcttcatgactaccgtgctctcgatctccctccttttcttc is a window encoding:
- the LOC8058644 gene encoding uncharacterized protein At5g03900, chloroplastic isoform X2, yielding MAATAASISLSLHLRFRPPLPPPRNPPRHAPFSLLSPSLPAPCRLRVAPGRPSPSPWRPDVRARAGSTIGAPPALARPGGAVETDRLPSDVRDRAMEAVDHFGGRVTIGDVASRAGLQLAQAERALQALAADTEGFLEVSEDGEVLYVFPKDYRAKLAGKSFRMRVEPLVDKAKQVGAYLVRVSFGTALIASIVLVYTTIIAILSSSSSDEDSRGRRRRSYGSTVIIPTDMFWYLDADYYRRRRVENENGMNFIESVFSFVFGDGDPNDGLEEKRWKMIGQYISSNGGVVTAEELAPFLDVPPPSEESKDDESFVLPVLLRFQGHPEIDEQGNILYRFPSLQRTASSKSGRSREYVGTKWSAMFSGIEKYLEEKPWKFSKANASEKALVAGLGGLNLFGVIILGNLLKQMTVTPGGLISFAAQLYPLLQIYAGSFFAIPLFRWFLLRKTNNDIRKRNKAREQRAQELVSPDSSLRRKLLSARDMAERKVITPEEIVYTTEKDLLEQDYEVKEWERRFKELESE
- the LOC8058644 gene encoding uncharacterized protein At5g03900, chloroplastic isoform X1; the encoded protein is MAATAASISLSLHLRFRPPLPPPRNPPRHAPFSLLSPSLPAPCRLRVAPGRPSPSPWRPDVRARAGSTIGAPPALARPGGAVETDRLPSDVRDRAMEAVDHFGGRVTIGDVASRAGLQLAQAERALQALAADTEGFLEVSEDGEVLYVFPKDYRAKLAGKSFRMRVEPLVDKAKQVGAYLVRVSFGTALIASIVLVYTTIIAILSSSSTSSSTSSDEDSRGRRRRSYGSTVIIPTDMFWYLDADYYRRRRVENENGMNFIESVFSFVFGDGDPNDGLEEKRWKMIGQYISSNGGVVTAEELAPFLDVPPPSEESKDDESFVLPVLLRFQGHPEIDEQGNILYRFPSLQRTASSKSGRSREYVGTKWSAMFSGIEKYLEEKPWKFSKANASEKALVAGLGGLNLFGVIILGNLLKQMTVTPGGLISFAAQLYPLLQIYAGSFFAIPLFRWFLLRKTNNDIRKRNKAREQRAQELVSPDSSLRRKLLSARDMAERKVITPEEIVYTTEKDLLEQDYEVKEWERRFKELESE
- the LOC8058644 gene encoding uncharacterized protein At5g03900, chloroplastic isoform X3 — encoded protein: MAATAASISLSLHLRFRPPLPPPRNPPRHAPFSLLSPSLPAPCRLRVAPGRPSPSPWRPDVRARAGSTIGAPPALARPGGAVETDRLPSDVRDRAMEAVDHFGGRVTIGDVASRAGLQLAQAERALQALAADTEGFLEVSEDGEVLYVFPKDYRAKLAGKSFRMRVEPLVDKAKQVGAYLVRVSFGTALIASIVLVYTTIIAILSSSSDEDSRGRRRRSYGSTVIIPTDMFWYLDADYYRRRRVENENGMNFIESVFSFVFGDGDPNDGLEEKRWKMIGQYISSNGGVVTAEELAPFLDVPPPSEESKDDESFVLPVLLRFQGHPEIDEQGNILYRFPSLQRTASSKSGRSREYVGTKWSAMFSGIEKYLEEKPWKFSKANASEKALVAGLGGLNLFGVIILGNLLKQMTVTPGGLISFAAQLYPLLQIYAGSFFAIPLFRWFLLRKTNNDIRKRNKAREQRAQELVSPDSSLRRKLLSARDMAERKVITPEEIVYTTEKDLLEQDYEVKEWERRFKELESE